The following proteins are co-located in the Spirosoma montaniterrae genome:
- the mog gene encoding molybdopterin adenylyltransferase: MIKIGIINVSDRASAGVYEDIPGKAVVALLTEWLSCEWQPVYRVIPDEQDQIEATLIELSDQEGCCLVVTTGGTGPAPRDVTPEATEAVCQKLMPGFGELMRQESLKYVPTAILSRQTAGIRNHTLMLNLPGKPKAIGQCLSVVFPAIPYCIDLIGGPFLTTHVEKMSVFRPKS, from the coding sequence ATGATAAAAATCGGCATTATCAACGTTTCAGACCGGGCCAGTGCGGGCGTTTACGAAGACATTCCGGGTAAAGCCGTTGTTGCGCTGCTGACCGAATGGCTCAGTTGCGAGTGGCAACCCGTGTACCGCGTCATTCCCGATGAGCAGGACCAAATTGAAGCCACGCTCATCGAACTGTCCGACCAGGAAGGCTGCTGCTTAGTTGTGACTACCGGCGGCACCGGCCCGGCTCCCCGCGACGTTACGCCGGAAGCAACCGAGGCCGTTTGCCAGAAACTGATGCCCGGCTTCGGCGAACTGATGCGGCAGGAAAGCCTGAAATACGTTCCTACGGCCATCCTGTCGCGCCAAACGGCGGGTATTCGTAATCATACACTTATGCTGAATCTGCCCGGCAAACCCAAAGCTATCGGCCAGTGTTTGTCGGTAGTATTTCCAGCCATTCCGTACTGCATCGACCTCATCGGCGGCCCGTTTCTGACTACGCACGTCGAGAAAATGAGCGTGTTCAGACCGAAAAGCTAA